In one Tripterygium wilfordii isolate XIE 37 chromosome 22, ASM1340144v1, whole genome shotgun sequence genomic region, the following are encoded:
- the LOC119991864 gene encoding ubiquitin recognition factor in ER-associated degradation protein 1-like isoform X1: protein MYFDGYGYHGTSFEQTYRCYPASFIEKPQIESGDKIIMPPSALDRLASLHIDYPMLFELRNEATDRFSHCGVLEFIAEEGMIYMPYWMMENLLLQEGDIVRVKNVTLPKGKYVKLQPHTKDFLDISNPKAILETTLRNYSCLTTGDSIMVAYNNKKYYIDIIETKPSNAISIIETDCEVDFAPPLDYKEPEKPVAPVSSGKGTAQVHEVPAEAEPKFSPFTGSGRRLDGKPMNYQPPPVPSLGSKDKVQSHQSAGSSSQSSARQSQGKLVFGSNVSRVPKATEKLSKAQGFDVDDDDDEHRETTKNYGFRLDLGYRTCNLSKGCLRLWE from the exons ATG TATTTTGATGGATATGGCTATCACGGGACATCATTTGAGCAGACATATCGATGTTACCCTGCATCATTCATTGAAAAG CCACAAATTGAAAGTGGTGATAAAA TTATAATGCCTCCCTCAGCCCTTGATCGACTAG CATCTCTACATATTGATTATCCAATGTTGTTTGAGCTTCGGAATGAGGCGACCGATAGATTCTCTCATTGTGGGGTGCTGGAGTTCATTGCAGAAGAAGGCATGATCTATATGCCATACTGG ATGATGGAGAACCTGCTCTTGCAAGAGGGAGATATTGTTCGAGTTAAAAATGTGACCCTTCCGAAGGGAAAGTATGTCAAACTGCAACCTCATACAAAGGACTTCTTGGATATATCTAACCCCAAAGCTAT CTTGGAGACAACCCTGAGGAATTATTCCTGCTTGACCACTGGGGATAGTATAATGGTGGCATACAACAATAAGAAGTATTATATTGATATCATAGAAACCAAGCCTTCAAATGCCATAAGTATCATTGAGACTGACTGTGAGGTGGACTTTGCACCTCCGCTGGATTACAAGGAGCCTGAAAAGCCTGTTGCACCTGTTTCATCTGGCAAGGGAACAGCACAAG TTCATGAGGTTCCTGCTGAGGCAGAACCAAAATTTAGCCCTTTTACTGGATCGGGAAGACGCTTGGATGGGAAACCTATGAATTACCAGCCTCCACCAGTCCCTTCCTTGGGGTCCAAAGACAAAGTGCAAAGCCACCAGTCTGCAGGGTCGAGCTCACAAAGCTCTGCACGCCAGTCGCAGGGAAAGCTTGTATTTGGGTCAAATGTAAGCCGTGTTCCTAAGGCGACTGAAAAG CTATCCAAAGCACAAGGCTTTGatgtggatgatgatgatgatgaacacaGAGAAACAACCAAAAATTATGGATTTAGGTTGGATTTGGGATATCGAACTTGTAAT TTGTCAAAGGGGTGTCTGCGGTTGTGGGAGTGA
- the LOC119991864 gene encoding ubiquitin recognition factor in ER-associated degradation protein 1-like isoform X2, which produces MYFDGYGYHGTSFEQTYRCYPASFIEKPQIESGDKIIMPPSALDRLASLHIDYPMLFELRNEATDRFSHCGVLEFIAEEGMIYMPYWMMENLLLQEGDIVRVKNVTLPKGKYVKLQPHTKDFLDISNPKAILETTLRNYSCLTTGDSIMVAYNNKKYYIDIIETKPSNAISIIETDCEVDFAPPLDYKEPEKPVAPVSSGKGTAQVHEVPAEAEPKFSPFTGSGRRLDGKPMNYQPPPVPSLGSKDKVQSHQSAGSSSQSSARQSQGKLVFGSNVSRVPKATEKEAGKEAKQEEPQKKEEPKFQAFTGKKYSLRG; this is translated from the exons ATG TATTTTGATGGATATGGCTATCACGGGACATCATTTGAGCAGACATATCGATGTTACCCTGCATCATTCATTGAAAAG CCACAAATTGAAAGTGGTGATAAAA TTATAATGCCTCCCTCAGCCCTTGATCGACTAG CATCTCTACATATTGATTATCCAATGTTGTTTGAGCTTCGGAATGAGGCGACCGATAGATTCTCTCATTGTGGGGTGCTGGAGTTCATTGCAGAAGAAGGCATGATCTATATGCCATACTGG ATGATGGAGAACCTGCTCTTGCAAGAGGGAGATATTGTTCGAGTTAAAAATGTGACCCTTCCGAAGGGAAAGTATGTCAAACTGCAACCTCATACAAAGGACTTCTTGGATATATCTAACCCCAAAGCTAT CTTGGAGACAACCCTGAGGAATTATTCCTGCTTGACCACTGGGGATAGTATAATGGTGGCATACAACAATAAGAAGTATTATATTGATATCATAGAAACCAAGCCTTCAAATGCCATAAGTATCATTGAGACTGACTGTGAGGTGGACTTTGCACCTCCGCTGGATTACAAGGAGCCTGAAAAGCCTGTTGCACCTGTTTCATCTGGCAAGGGAACAGCACAAG TTCATGAGGTTCCTGCTGAGGCAGAACCAAAATTTAGCCCTTTTACTGGATCGGGAAGACGCTTGGATGGGAAACCTATGAATTACCAGCCTCCACCAGTCCCTTCCTTGGGGTCCAAAGACAAAGTGCAAAGCCACCAGTCTGCAGGGTCGAGCTCACAAAGCTCTGCACGCCAGTCGCAGGGAAAGCTTGTATTTGGGTCAAATGTAAGCCGTGTTCCTAAGGCGACTGAAAAG GAGGCTGGAAAAGAGGCAAAACAAGAGGAAccccaaaagaaagaagagccTAAATTCCAGGCTTTTACTGGGAAAAAATACTCATTGAGGGGTTGA
- the LOC119991883 gene encoding 30S ribosomal protein S31, mitochondrial-like has product MAMMQWCSAVARRVMMTERTALTFSSSSSLGSTGGAVPITCGRGDKRTKKGKRFKGSFGNSRPKKEKKIERIKDRVEVPRSTPWPLPFKLI; this is encoded by the coding sequence ATGGCGATGATGCAATGGTGCAGCGCCGTAGCGCGACGGGTGATGATGACGGAGCGAACGGCTTtgactttttcttcttcatcatcattagGAAGCACGGGAGGGGCGGTTCCGATAACATGTGGCCGTGGGGACAAGAGGACGAAGAAAGGGAAGAGATTTAAGGGATCATTCGGTAACTCGAGGccgaaaaaggagaagaagatcgAGCGCATCAAGGACAGGGTCGAGGTCCCCAGGTCCACCCCTTGGCCTCTTCCCTTCAAGCTTATCTGA
- the LOC119991443 gene encoding xanthotoxin 5-hydroxylase CYP82C4-like has product MIMPIVTTLAFALLIIFLFSISSKPRISTKRDAPPQVPGAWPLIGHLHLFRPSLKKAFHIILGDMANKYGPIFAINLGVKRFVVVSNSEIAKECFTTNDKILGGRSKTLSSKIMGYNHALMIARPCSDLWRNMRKIMTLELLSNQKLEILKPVGESILNTFVKDIYDRNRVCDDKNVVVEMTRWFEDINMSVIFRMLAGKSYCSGPWGDVSEEEKEKNERFVEAFHRFFELASSSSMVDSIPYLGWLYSRWIIMDLKGTAEDLDQLLQGWVEEHKHKRLLGEGKGKEDFIYAMLSILDEDKELLNDYDLDTIIKSTCLVHDPLSLSCCSFSSLKIVGSILTEYVHEISICFPFLTHMICELLRAPMIYLVRIQMPDLAFADGFILQAIIIGAADANVLTLTWALSLLLNNPHVLHKAQQELDTHVGKERQVQDSDLQNLVYLQAILKETLRLYPPGPVGAPHQAMQDCTISGYYVSAGTDVLVNLSKLHRDPITWPDPNAYRPERFLTSIHKDFDFRGHNYELIPFSAGRRMCPGISYGLQATQLTLAKLLHCFDIENAKDGPIDMTESLLLTNLKETKLDVLLSPRLPAHVYD; this is encoded by the coding sequence ATGATCATGCCAATTGTTACTACTTTGGCCTTCGCATTGCttatcatctttcttttttcaatatCAAGCAAGCCAAGGATTAGTACTAAGAGAGATGCCCCTCCACAAGTTCCCGGTGCATGGCCTTTGATTGGACATCTCCATCTCTTTAGGCCTTCATTGAAGAAGGCATTCCACATAATATTAGGAGACATGGCAAACAAATATGGCCCAATTTTCGCGATCAATTTGGGGGTTAAACGTTTTGTCGTTGTGAGTAATTCAGAGATTGCTAAAGAGTGCTTTACTACAAATGACAAAATCCTCGGTGGCCGTTCAAAAACTCTATCCTCCAAGATCATGGGGTACAACCATGCTCTTATGATAGCTAGACCTTGTAGCGATCTTTGGCGTAACATGCGCAAGATCATGACACTCGAGCTTCTCTCGAATCAAAAGCTCGAGATACTCAAACCTGTGGGAGAATCTATATTGAACACGTTCGTGAAGGATATATATGATCGAAATAGGGTGTGTGATGATAAGAATGTGGTGGTGGAGATGACGAGATGGTTTGAAGACATTAACATGAGTGTTATTTTTAGGATGTTAGCGGGGAAGTCTTATTGTTCAGGCCCTTGGGGGGATGTAtcggaggaggagaaggagaagaacgaGCGTTTTGTGGAGGCGTTCCATCGTTTTTTTGAGTTGGCTTCTAGTTCTTCGATGGTGGATTCAATACCGTATTTGGGGTGGTTGTATTCTAGATGGATTATAATGGACTTGAAGGGGACGGCCGAGGATCTAGATCAACTTCTTCAAGGATGGGTTGAAGAACATAAGCATAAGAGGTTGTTAGGGGAgggaaaaggaaaggaagacTTCATTTATGCAATGCTATCTATTCTTGATGAAGATAAAGAGCTTCTCAATGATTATGATCTTGATACCATCATTAAGTCTACATGCCTGGTACACgatcctctttctctctcttgttgtaGTTTTTCCTCTCTTAAAATTGTGGGTTCAATTCTTACCGAGTATGTACATGAAATTTCCATATGCTTTCCTTTTCTGACACACATGATTTGTGAGTTATTACGTGCACCCATGATTTACCTAGTGCGCATTCAAATGCCCGATTTAGCTTTCGCTGATGGGTTTATTTTGCAGGCAATTATAATTGGAGCAGCAGATGCCAATGTTCTGACATTGACATGGGCTTTATCTTTATTGCTCAATAATCCACATGTTTTACACAAAGCCCAACAAGAATTAGACACTCATGTTGGCAAGGAAAGGCAAGTCCAAGATTCAGATCTACAAAACCTGGTGTACCTCCAAGCCATTCTTAAAGAAACGCTGCGTTTATATCCTCCAGGTCCAGTCGGTGCACCGCATCAAGCAATGCAAGATTGTACTATAAGTGGTTACTATGTCTCTGCTGGGACGGACGTCTTGGTCAATCTTTCGAAGCTACATCGAGATCCGATTACATGGCCCGATCCAAATGCCTATCGACCCGAAAGGTTTCTGACGAGTATTCATAAGGATTTTGATTTCAGAGGACACAATTATGAATTGATACCGTTTAGTGCCGGGAGAAGAATGTGCCCTGGAATCTCTTATGGTCTTCAAGCTACGCAACTCACACTTGCTAAATTGTTGCACTGTTTTGACATTGAGAACGCTAAGGATGGACCAATTGACATGACTGAGTCTTTGCTGTTGACCAACCTTAAAGAGACCAAACTTGATGTACTTCTTTCTCCTCGCCTTCCTGCCCATGTGTATGATTGA
- the LOC119991970 gene encoding V-type proton ATPase subunit c2 — MASTFSGDETAPFFGFLGAAAALVFSCMGAAYGTAKSGVGVASMGVMRPELVMKSIVPVVMAGVLGIYGLIIAVIISTGINPKAKSYYLFDGYAHLSSGLACGLAGLSAGMAIGIVGDAGVRANAQQPKLFVGMILILIFAEALALYGLIVGIILSSRAGQSRAE; from the exons ATGGCCTCGACTTTCAGCGGCGACGAAACTGCACCCTTCTTCGGCTTCCTTGGAGCGGCTGCGGCCCTCGTTTTCTCCT GTATGGGAGCCGCATACGGAACAGCTAAGAGTGGTGTTGGTGTTGCCTCAATGGGAGTGATGAGACCAGAGCTGGTGATGAAGTCAATTGTTCCTGTTGTTATGGCTGGTGTCTTGGGTATCTATGGCTTAATTATTGCTGTTATTATCAGTACCGGAATTAACCCCAAGGCCAAGTCATACTATCTTTTTGATGGATATGCACATCTCTCATCTGGTCTTGCTTGTGGGCTTGCTGGGCTCTCTGCTGGAATGGCAATTGGAATTGTTGGTGATGCAGGTGTCAG AGCTAATGCCCAGCAGCCAAAACTTTTTGTTGGAATGATCCTCATCCTCATCTTTGCTGAGGCATTGGCCCTCTACGGGCTTATTGTTGGAATCATCTTGTCCTCTAGAGCTGGCCAATCCAGGGCAGAATAA
- the LOC119992284 gene encoding arginine decarboxylase-like, giving the protein MPALACCVDAAVAPPGYAAFAGDSSFPAPVPLTDGPQATITSAAVEISSHWSPSLSAELYKINGWGAPYFSLNSSGNISVRPHGAGTMSHQEIDLLKIVKKASDPQAAGGLGLQLPLIVRLPDVLKNRLESLHSAFDLAIQSQGYESHYQGVYPVKCNQDRFVVEDIVKFGSPFRFGLEAGSKPELLLAMSCLCKGNPESLLVCNGFKDAEYISLALIARKLALNTVIVLEQEEELDLVMEISKRLSVRPVIGVRAKLRTKHAGHFGSTSGEKGKFGLTTTQILRVVKKLEQVGMLDCLQLLHFHIGSQIPSTALLTDGVGEAAQIYCELVRLGAHMRVIDIGGGLGIDYDGSKSADSDVSVSYGLEEYALAVVRAIGFVCDRKNVKHPVLCSESGRAIVSHHSVLIFEAVSASVPNAQGMNPVGLQYLIEGLPEDALTDYRNLTDAAMRGEYETCLLYSDQLKQRCVDQFKEGSLGIEQLAAVDGLCELIANAIGSSDPTRTYHVNLSVFTSIPDFWGIGQLFPIVPIHRLDQRPVMRGILSDLTCDSDGKIDKFIGGESSLPLHELESGGSNGGGKYYLGMFLGGAYEEALGGVHNLFGGPSVIRVSQSEGPHSFAVTLAVPGPSCSDVLRVMQHEPELMFETLKHRAEEFCGSGQDEDSDGDDNGMGNAALASSLARSFNNMPYLAASSSCSLTAMNNGGFYYCNGDDYDAVVSAADTAAVDDEQWSYCVA; this is encoded by the coding sequence ATGCCGGCCCTGGCTTGTTGCGTAGATGCTGCCGTTGCGCCTCCTGGCTATGCTGCTTTTGCCGGGGATAGCTCCTTTCCCGCGCCGGTCCCTTTAACAGATGGACCTCAGGCGACAATCACCTCCGCCGCCGTGGAAATCTCCTCCCATTGGTCGCCTTCCCTCTCCGCCGAGCTGTACAAGATTAATGGCTGGGGGGCGCCGTACTTTTCCCTCAATTCATCCGGCAATATATCTGTCCGTCCTCATGGCGCCGGCACCATGTCTCACCAGGAGATCGATTTGTTGAAAATCGTGAAGAAAGCCTCAGATCCGCAAGCTGCGGGTGGTCTAGGTTTGCAGCTCCCTCTAATTGTCCGGTTGCCCGACGTGCTTAAGAACCGTCTGGAGTCCCTCCATTCAGCTTTCGACTTGGCGATCCAATCCCAGGGATATGAGTCTCACTACCAAGGTGTGTATCCCGTGAAATGCAACCAGGATCGTTTTGTTGTCGAGGATATTGTGAAATTCGGTTCCCCTTTCCGGTTCGGACTGGAAGCTGGTTCAAAACCAGAGCTGCTGCTTGCTATGAGCTGTTTGTGCAAGGGAAATCCTGAATCTCTCTTGGTCTGCAATGGATTCAAAGATGCAGAATACATTTCACTTGCTCTAATTGCGAGAAAGCTTGCTTTGAACACTGTCATCGTTCTAGAGCAAGAGGAAGAGCTCGATTTGGTTATGGAAATAAGCAAGAGGCTCTCTGTCCGCCCTGTTATTGGTGTTCGAGCCAAGCTAAGAACTAAGCATGCGGGTCATTTTGGCTCTACATCCGGTGAGAAAGGGAAATTTGGGTTAACCACTACGCAGATATTGCGGGTTGTGAAGAAACTGGAGCAAGTTGGGATGCTTGATTGCCTTCAGTTGCTGCATTTTCATATTGGGTCGCAAATTCCTTCAACAGCCTTATTGACCGATGGCGTTGGCGAGGCTGCGCAGATTTACTGTGAATTGGTTCGCCTTGGAGCGCACATGAGGGTCATTGATATTGGGGGTGGTCTCGGAATTGATTATGATGGATCAAAATCAGCAGATTCCGATGTTTCTGTTTCTTATGGACTGGAAGAATATGCTTTAGCTGTTGTGCGAGCAATAGGGTTTGTTTGTGACCGCAAGAATGTCAAGCACCCTGTACTTTGCAGCGAAAGTGGCAGAGCTATTGTTTCTCATCACTCTGTCTTGATATTTGAGGCTGTCTCTGCTAGTGTGCCCAATGCCCAAGGGATGAACCCGGTCGGGCTCCAGTACTTAATTGAGGGTCTGCCTGAGGATGCTCTCACAGATTACCGGAATCTCACAGATGCAGCTATGAGGGGTGAGTATGAAACATGCTTACTCTATTCGGATCAGTTAAAGCAGCGTTGTGTTGATCAATTCAAAGAAGGGAGCTTAGGCATTGAACAACTAGCAGCAGTTGATGGTCTCTGCGAACTGATAGCCAACGCAATTGGTTCTTCCGATCCTACCCGCACCTACCATGTGAATCTCTCTGTTTTCACTTCGATTCCTGATTTCTGGGGCATTGGTCAGCTTTTCCCTATTGTTCCCATCCACCGTCTTGACCAAAGGCCAGTTATGAGAGGGATTTTATCTGATTTGACCTGTGACAGTGATGGGAAGATCGACAAATTCATAGGTGGAGAGTCAAGCTTGCCGCTTCATGAGCTTGAAAGTGGTGGCAGTAATGGTGGTGGAAAGTACTATTTGGGGATGTTCTTGGGCGGGGCTTATGAGGAGGCCCTCGGGGGAGTACACAATCTGTTTGGGGGGCCTAGCGTGATCCGTGTATCTCAGAGCGAAGGCCCTCACAGCTTTGCAGTGACGCTTGCTGTTCCTGGCCCGTCCTGCAGTGATGTCCTCCGGGTGATGCAGCATGAGCCCGAACTGATGTTTGAGACACTCAAGCACCGCGCAGAAGAGTTCTGCGGCAGTGGGCAAGATGAAGACAGTGATGGGGATGATAATGGCATGGGTAATGCTGCTTTAGCTAGCAGTCTTGCCCGTTCTTTCAACAACATGCCTTATCTTGCTGCTTCATCATCTTGTTCCTTGACTGCTATGAACAATGGTGGATTTTACTACTGCAACGGGGATGACTACGATGCTGTTGTTTCTGCTGCTGATACTGCTGCTGTTGATGACGAGCAGTGGTCATACTGTGTTGCTTGA
- the LOC119991441 gene encoding xanthotoxin 5-hydroxylase CYP82C4-like: protein MIIPIVTTLTFTLLIIYLFSISSKPRISTKRDAPPQVPGAWPLIGHIHLFRPSLKKAFHIILGDMSNKYGPIFTIKLGVRRFVIVSKSEIAKECFTTNDKILGGRSNSIASKIMGYNHALIILAPCSDHWRNVRKIMTLELLSNQKIETLKPVGESIVNAFVKEIHDRSRVCDDKNLVVEMTRWFEDINMSVIFRMLAGKSYCSGSWGDVSEEEKEKNERFVEAFHRFFELASNSSMVDSVPYLGWLYSIWIIRDLQRTAEDLDQLLQGWVEEHKHSRLLGKKKGEKDFIYAMLSILDEDKELLNDYDFDTIIKSTCLAIVVGAGDATVVTLTWALSLLLNNPYVLRKAQQELDTHVGKERQIQDSDLQNLVYLQAILKETLRLYPPGPVAAPHRATQDCTINGYHISAGTDIIFNISKLQRDPITWPDPDAFRPERFLTSSHKDFDFRGHNYELIPFSAGRRMCPGMSYGLQITQLTLAKLLHCFDIVSATDGPIDMTESLLLTNLKETKLDVFLSPRLPAHVYD from the exons ATGATCATCCCAATTGTTACTACTTTGACCTTTACATTGCTTATCATCTATCTTTTTTCGATATCAAGCAAGCCAAGGATTAGTACTAAGAGAGATGCCCCTCCACAAGTTCCCGGTGCATGGCCTTTGATTGGACATATCCATCTCTTTAGGCCTTCATTGAAGAAGGCATTCCACATAATATTAGGAGACATGTCAAACAAATACGGTCCAATTTTCACCATCAAATTGGGGGTTAGACGTTTTGTTATTGTGAGTAAATCGGAGATTGCCAAAGAGTGCTTCACTACAAATGACAAAATCCTCGGCGGCCGCTCTAACTCTATAGCCTCCAAGATCATGGGGTACAACCATGCTCTTATTATACTTGCCCCTTGTAGCGATCACTGGCGTAACGTGCGCAAGATCATGACGCTCGAGCTTCTCTCGAATCAAAAGATTGAGACACTAAAACCTGTGGGAGAATCTATAGTGAACGCGTTCGTGAAGGAGATACATGATCGAAGTAGGGTGTGTGATGATAAGAATTTGGTGGTGGAGATGACGAGATGGTTTGAAGACATTAATATGAGTGTTATTTTTAGGATGTTAGCGGGGAAGTCGTACTGTTCGGGCTCTTGGGGTGATGTAtcggaggaggagaaggaaaagaacGAGCGTTTTGTGGAGGCGTTCCATCGTTTTTTTGAGTTGGCTTCTAATTCTTCGATGGTGGATTCAGTACCGTATTTAGGATGGTTGTATTCTATATGGATTATAAGGGACTTGCAAAGGACGGCCGAGGATCTAGATCAACTTCTTCAAGGATGGGTTGAAGAACATAAGCATAGCAGGTTGTTagggaagaaaaaaggagagaaagacTTCATTTATGCAATGCTATCTATTCTTGATGAAGATAAAGAGCTTCTCAATGATTATGATTTTGATACCATCATTAAGTCTACATGCCTG GCAATAGTAGTAGGGGCAGGAGATGCTACAGTTGTGACATTGACATGGGCTTTATCTTTATTGCTCAACAACCCATATGTGTTACGCAAAGCCCAACAAGAATTAGACACTCATGTTGGCAAGGAAAGGCAAATCCAAGACTCAGATCTACAAAACCTGGTATACCTCCAAGCCATTCTTAAAGAAACGCTGCGTTTATATCCTCCAGGTCCAGTCGCTGCACCACATAGAGCAACGCAAGATTGTACTATAAATGGTTACCATATCTCTGCTGGGACAGACATCATATTCAATATTTCGAAACTACAACGAGATCCGATTACATGGCCCGATCCAGATGCGTTTCGACCGGAAAGGTTTCTGACAAGTAGTCATAAGGATTTTGATTTCAGAGGACACAATTATGAACTGATACCGTTTAGCGCTGGAAGAAGAATGTGCCCTGGAATGTCTTATGGTCTTCAAATTACGCAACTCACACTTGCAAAATTGTTGCACTGTTTTGACATTGTGAGCGCCACGGATGGACCAATTGACATGACTGAATCTTTGCTGTTGACCAACCTTAAAGAGACCAAACTTGATGTATTTCTTTCTCCTCGCCTTCCTGCCCATGTGTATGATTGA